The segment GCCGCAAATTCTGGACCGTAAGTTTTTTCAATAAATTCTGCGGTTTCTTCTTTAGCAGTTTCCGCGATCCGAGTTGAGTCTGTCCGCATGTAGGTGATCAAACCGACCGTTCCTTGTTTGCCTAAAGCGATCCCTTCATAAAGCTGTTGGGCTACCATCATGGTTTTACGGGTACGAAAATTCAATTTGCGTGCCGCTTCTTGTTGCAGACTGCTGGTAGTAAATGGCGCTGCAGGATTGCGTTTGCGTTCTTTTTTCTCAACTTTTTTCACGTCATAATCTTTGCCATCTAAACGATCCGTGACTTCTTTGATACTTTCAGCATTCGGCAGTTTTTTCTTTTTGCCGTCGATACCCCAGAAACCGGCTTTGAACTTCTTAGTTCCTTTTTTGAAATTGCCGTCGATCGACCAATATTCTTCAGGAATAAATTGACGGATCTCTTTTTCCCGATCAATGATCATTTTCAACGCGATGGATTGCACACGACCTGCGCTCAATCCTTTTTTGACTTTCCGCCAAAGGATCGGACTCAATGAGTAGCCGACTAAACGGTCCAATACGCGACGAGCTTGTTGAGCATCCACTAGATCCAAGTCAATACTGCGAGGTTCTTTAAAGGCTGCTTTCACCGCGTCTTTGGTGATTTCATTGAAGACTACGCGGTTTTTATCTTTCAGGTCCAATCCTAAAAGATAGGCGAGATGCCAAGCGATAGCTTCTCCTTCTCTATCCGGGTCACTTGCCAGAAAAACTTTTTCCGCTTTTTTAGCGGCGCTGCGCAATCCTTTGATGACATCGCCTTTTCCTCGGATCGAAATGTAATGGGGTTCATAATTATTTTCTATATCGATCGCCATTTTACTTTTTGGCAAATCGCGGATATGACCGACACTCGCTACAACTTTGTAGTTTCTGCCGAGATATTTCTCGATCGTTTTTGCTTTTGCAGGCGATTCCACGATCACCAGATATTTATATGCCATGAATAAAAATAGCTCCTCTCTTAACTTTTTCTACTATAATATATATCGTTTTTTAAACTTCGATCTACATACAAATCGTAGCTTATCATATCCATTAGAAAAACGTTTGTCAAGAAAGGCGAAATACTTTTAATCAAAATTCGGCAGTTCATCGAAAATATCTGCGGCTGTCACTACACATTTGGCACCGTCTTGAATCAAGCGGTGGCAACCGTTTGAGCGTCCGCTGATCACTTCTCCCGGAAAGGCGAAAACTTCTCTTCCAGCATCTAATGCTAATTGCGCAGTGATCAAAGATCCGCTGCGCTCTTTCGCTTCGATCACACAAACACCGTGACAAAGCCCGGCGATGATCCGATTGCGCATGGGAAAATGAAACTTCTTGGCTCCTGTGCCTTCTGGATATTCGCTGATGATCAGATGGTTTTCCCTCATTTCTGAATAAATCGGAAAAACCTCTCGCGGATAACAGCGATCCACGCCTGTACCGATCACTCCGATCGTATAGCCTTCTGCTTGGATCGCCGCGTGATGGCTGTAACTGTCGATACCCTTTGCCAATCCGCTGATGATGGCATAATTTTTTTGGACGACTTTCGGTACAAAGCGTTCGATGATCCGGCGACCATATTCTGTCGCGTCCCGAGCGCCCACAAAAGCCATCAAGGGCAATTGCAGCAGATCGATATTCCCTTGATAAAAAAGAATCAATGGCGGTTGCGGAATTTGTTTCAGCAGAACAGGATATTCCGGTGAAAAATAAGTCACAAATTGCTGACTGTTCATTTTTTGTTGAATAAATTCCTTAGTCATTTTCCGCCAAGATTCTTTCACGACAGGTGTATATTTCGTCGCGCCGATGATCTCGATCACTTCATTAGGAGTAAAATCAAATCGCTGGAATTTTACAGCAAAATCCACCAGCTGCCATTTTTTGATGATCCCGATTCCTTTACAATAAGTCAGTTTGAATAATAGTTCTTCTAATGTTGTCAAAAAAATCCCTTCTTTCTATGAATGATCCAATAGAAAATTCGCAAGAAAGAAGGAAAATTTTTAAATATATTTTTTTACTGGCGCAAAGGTTTTGCGGTGGATCGGTGTCGGACCGTATTTTTCCAATCCTTCCAAATGTTCTTTTGTGCCATAACCAGCGTTGCGGTCAAAGCCATAATAAGGATAGACCTTATGATATTCTGTCATCAATTGATCCCGATGCTCTTTGGCGATGATACTTGCCGCCGCGATAGAGATCGAACGAGCATCGCCCTTGATGATTTTCTGTTGTTGGATCGGCAGATCTAATGTCATGGCATCGATCAGCAAATGGGACGGTTGGACTGACAAGTCCGCCACTGCTAAACTCATTGCTTTTCGACTGGCTTGATAAATATTCATCACATCGATATCCACGTGATCCACGACACCGACACCGATCGCTACTGCTTGTTGCTGGATCTGTTGGAAAAGTTCGCCGCGCTTTTGCTGGGAAAGCTGTTTTGAATCATTCAATCCTAAGATCTGCGCATTTTCAGGCAAAATAACAGCCGCAGCCACAACCGGTCCCGCTAACGGCCCACGACCCACCTCATCGATCCCAGCGATAAATCGATGTCCTTGAGCATACAGTTCTTGTTCAAATCGACTCATTTCTCGATATTTTTCCATCAAGCCGGCTTTTTTGGCCATTCGTTTTTCAAATTGCAATAATAATTTCTGCACACCGATCCGTGAATCTTTCGCTAATACTTCAAGATACGGATCGCCAGCAGTTTCGATTTGATTCAATTTCAGTTTGATTTCTTGAATAGATTCAGGCTTCATTCAACGTTCGCTCCTAATTCTTCATATCGGTCAAGAGTAAAACGTCCCAGCTTTCCATGACGGATATCAAAAATGATCATCTCGCTGCCCCGTTCGTAATTGTCTCGGAATCCTTTTTTGGCGGTGATTGACATCAAGAGATCAGCAGCCAGCTGTTCTTCTTCGCTTTTTTCTAAACCGTATCGTTCGGCGATCTTGCCGGGATAATAACGAGCAAAAAAATCAAGCCCATAAAGTGCGATATCATCCAAATGCAGCAGCTGATCTTTGATAGCACCTGTCAGCGCTAATTTTTTTCCGATCTCAGGATCTTCAAATTTTGGCCAAAGAATCCCCGGTGTATCCAACAACTCCAATTCACTGCCGGAACGCAGCCATTGCTGTCCCTTTGTCACACCAGGCTTATTACCCGTCTGAGCGATTTTTTTCCCAACTAATCGATTCATCAGCGTTGATTTTCCAACGTTGGGAATCCCAATGACCATCGCACGGATCGCTCTTGGTTTCAAACCTCGTGCTTTGTCTCGTTCGATTTTTTCCCGTAAGGCTTGTTTGGCTTTACCGACGATATTTTTGACGCCTTGATTGTCCTGCGCATTGATCGCCAAAGCTAAAAAGCCTTGATTTTCAAAATATTTTTGCCATTGTTTTGTTTGAAGCGGATCGGCAAGATCGGCTTTGTTCAAAAGCACCAAACGAGGCTTTTGCTGTAAAATCTGATCCAACATCGGATTCCGCGATGAAAGCGGCAAACGGGCATCTACCAGTTCAAACACGATGTCGACAAATTTCAATTTTTCTGATACTTCCCGCTTGGCTTTCGCCATGTGTCCGGGGAACCATTGAATAGTGGTCATCTACGCACCATCTCCTTGTTTCATTCATTTTCTTTCAAATATTGTATGATCTATTATTTACCAAACTCAGTCAATGATCCGCATATGGTCCAGCGGATAATAAACGACTCGTGCTTTACCGATGATCTCAGTGTTGCTGATGGCGCCAAATGAGCGGCTGTCTTTTGAAACACGACGATTGTCTCCCATCACAAAGTAACTGTTATCATCCAAGGCCACCGCCCCTGTCAATTCCTGTAAAGAAAAATCATTGGTATACGAGGATGCTTGCTGATCGCTGCGTTTGTTTTTTTTCAGGAAGGGTTCTTCGACTTGTTTGCCGTTGATGTAGAGTTTATCGTTTTTATACGCAACAATATCTCCTGGCAGACCAATCACACGCTTGATATAAGTAGTACCGCTGGGAAGCTGGAAAACCACGACGTCAAACCGATGGATCGGCGAAATTTTCTCCACTAAGACCATATCTCCTTGGTTCAATGTCGTCTCCATTGAATTGCCTTCGACAGGAACAGGGATCAATAAAAATCCGCGGATCACAAATGCGATTGCAGCGGCTAATACCGCATATTTGAAAACCACCCAAAATTGATCTAAAAATTTTTTCACCTGTCCCACCTCGCCTTTATTGTTTGAATAATAGATTCTAAAAAAACTACCACTTGTTATTTCGTCAACTCTTTGATGCCTGTAAGGTACGCACCATCTTGTCCTTTGATTTTTTCTGTGATTTGTTTTTCGATTTGATTGGCTGTTTGTTCATCGACTTCACCGGTCGCTTCTAGACCAGCTGCGTTTTGGATTGCTATAACAGCCGCTTGTGTTTCTTTCGTGAAATCTTCACCTGAGGTATCATATCCCAGTGCTTTTAAAAACTGGTTCAGAGTTGCTACATCATCTGAATTTTGTCCGATCTTCAAAGCCTTATTTCGGGGTAATGGCGGAAGATACGCATAGTCGGGAAAATCTGCTTTGATGGTTGGTTTCAATCCTTTTTCATGGATCCAATTTCCAGAAGGTGTCAACCATTTCATGACTGTCAGCTTGATCTCGCTTTTATCTCCAAGATCCGCTACACTCTGCACAGTTCCTTTTCCAAATGTCGTAGTACCGATCACAGGGATATCTGCCGATTCTTTCAATGCCGCTGCAAAAATCTCTGAAGCAGATGCCGAGCCGCCGTCAACCAAAACAACTACCGGTTCCGTCACCTTAAAACCATCATCTAGGTCTTTGCCGGCTTTTGCAGTAGAAACGATACCGTCCGCATCAGAAAACTTGACGATCGCCTTGCCGTTTTTCAAAAACATGCTGGCCATACGTTCTACTTGATCCAACAGACCGCCTGGGTTTTGCCGCAGATCCAGCATGAAAGATTTTGCGCCATCTTTCCGCAGATCTTTAATCGTATCCTGTAACTCGTCAGCTGTACTTTCACCAAAACTGGTGATTTGGATCACACCGATCGTGGAATGATCTTTATCTAATTCACCATGGACTGTTTCTACAGGAATCGTGTCTCGCGTCAGTGTTACGTCGAATTGTTTTTTATCCCGTTGGATCGTAAGCTTGACTTCTGTACCTTTTTTTCCGCGAATCTTGCTAACAACTTCAGAAAGTTCTTTACCTGCAGTTTCTTCTCCATCCACTTTCAGGATCTGATCGTTGACCCGCAGCCCAGCTTTTTCAGCAGGAGTTCCTTTGATTGGCGCTTGCGCAATCTGAGGGATCTTGTCAACGATAGTCAAAGACGCACCGATGCCTTCAAAACTATCCGCTAATGATTGGTCCAGTTCCTCAGCGTCAGTCTGATCCAAATAAGAAGTATACGGATCGCCTAACGCTTCAGTCATGCCCTTCAACGCGCCTTCGATCAACTCATCTTTAGGAACTTCTTTATAATAATTGTTCGTAAGCGTCTCATACAGATCATGGACTTTTTTTAAATCGTCTGTATTTTTCGCTTCGATATTTTCTGCTTTTTCAGCAGTCTGATCATTATTCTTTTGCCACAATATCCCGCCGCCGCCAAAAATGATCGCTACACAGACGAGCGATACTAAATGCTTAGACAACGGAACAGTTTTTTGTTTTTTCATATGGTGCCTCCAACTTTTTGCGGATTCGCTAAAAAACTTCAATTGAGTTACGTTTCATTTTAGCATAGATTTTAATGTTTGCTACTTGAAAAAGGAGATATTTCCTATTTTATTACCAGCAAAAATAAGTGATGAATGTTTTTTTAAAGGTTCTTTTCTCCTTTCTGAATCCAAGAAGAAAGAGCCGAAAACAACTGATTTTCGACTCCCTTTTTTATTGGCTATTGTCTTCAAGATAGCTTTCCCATAAACGATCAAAAATATCCATCGACGGCAGATAATCGACATTCATTTCCAAGTAGGTGGATAGTTCGTGATAGTCAGTAGATTGCTTAGGAAACTGGATATCGTGACTGGCGTTGGTCGCAAAGACCTGCGCTTCATCACGATGATTTGGTCCCTTGACCGCCATCAGATATTGATAGAAACTTTTACGCATGCTCGATACCCCAGTGAGAGGTTACAAAAGCCGCCCGCCGCGCATGATTGCGGGCAAAGTTTTCAGGGTCTTTTTTGTAATAGTCTTGATGGTAATCTTCTGCCGGATAAAATGTTTGAGCGGGTTCGATGGTAGTG is part of the Enterococcus mediterraneensis genome and harbors:
- a CDS encoding ribonuclease HII, whose product is MKPESIQEIKLKLNQIETAGDPYLEVLAKDSRIGVQKLLLQFEKRMAKKAGLMEKYREMSRFEQELYAQGHRFIAGIDEVGRGPLAGPVVAAAVILPENAQILGLNDSKQLSQQKRGELFQQIQQQAVAIGVGVVDHVDIDVMNIYQASRKAMSLAVADLSVQPSHLLIDAMTLDLPIQQQKIIKGDARSISIAAASIIAKEHRDQLMTEYHKVYPYYGFDRNAGYGTKEHLEGLEKYGPTPIHRKTFAPVKKYI
- the lepB gene encoding signal peptidase I, whose product is MKKFLDQFWVVFKYAVLAAAIAFVIRGFLLIPVPVEGNSMETTLNQGDMVLVEKISPIHRFDVVVFQLPSGTTYIKRVIGLPGDIVAYKNDKLYINGKQVEEPFLKKNKRSDQQASSYTNDFSLQELTGAVALDDNSYFVMGDNRRVSKDSRSFGAISNTEIIGKARVVYYPLDHMRIID
- a CDS encoding S41 family peptidase, whose product is MKKQKTVPLSKHLVSLVCVAIIFGGGGILWQKNNDQTAEKAENIEAKNTDDLKKVHDLYETLTNNYYKEVPKDELIEGALKGMTEALGDPYTSYLDQTDAEELDQSLADSFEGIGASLTIVDKIPQIAQAPIKGTPAEKAGLRVNDQILKVDGEETAGKELSEVVSKIRGKKGTEVKLTIQRDKKQFDVTLTRDTIPVETVHGELDKDHSTIGVIQITSFGESTADELQDTIKDLRKDGAKSFMLDLRQNPGGLLDQVERMASMFLKNGKAIVKFSDADGIVSTAKAGKDLDDGFKVTEPVVVLVDGGSASASEIFAAALKESADIPVIGTTTFGKGTVQSVADLGDKSEIKLTVMKWLTPSGNWIHEKGLKPTIKADFPDYAYLPPLPRNKALKIGQNSDDVATLNQFLKALGYDTSGEDFTKETQAAVIAIQNAAGLEATGEVDEQTANQIEKQITEKIKGQDGAYLTGIKELTK
- a CDS encoding YozE family protein, translated to MRKSFYQYLMAVKGPNHRDEAQVFATNASHDIQFPKQSTDYHELSTYLEMNVDYLPSMDIFDRLWESYLEDNSQ
- the dprA gene encoding DNA-processing protein DprA; this encodes MTTLEELLFKLTYCKGIGIIKKWQLVDFAVKFQRFDFTPNEVIEIIGATKYTPVVKESWRKMTKEFIQQKMNSQQFVTYFSPEYPVLLKQIPQPPLILFYQGNIDLLQLPLMAFVGARDATEYGRRIIERFVPKVVQKNYAIISGLAKGIDSYSHHAAIQAEGYTIGVIGTGVDRCYPREVFPIYSEMRENHLIISEYPEGTGAKKFHFPMRNRIIAGLCHGVCVIEAKERSGSLITAQLALDAGREVFAFPGEVISGRSNGCHRLIQDGAKCVVTAADIFDELPNFD
- the ylqF gene encoding ribosome biogenesis GTPase YlqF: MTTIQWFPGHMAKAKREVSEKLKFVDIVFELVDARLPLSSRNPMLDQILQQKPRLVLLNKADLADPLQTKQWQKYFENQGFLALAINAQDNQGVKNIVGKAKQALREKIERDKARGLKPRAIRAMVIGIPNVGKSTLMNRLVGKKIAQTGNKPGVTKGQQWLRSGSELELLDTPGILWPKFEDPEIGKKLALTGAIKDQLLHLDDIALYGLDFFARYYPGKIAERYGLEKSEEEQLAADLLMSITAKKGFRDNYERGSEMIIFDIRHGKLGRFTLDRYEELGANVE